A single window of Eucalyptus grandis isolate ANBG69807.140 chromosome 1, ASM1654582v1, whole genome shotgun sequence DNA harbors:
- the LOC104444468 gene encoding endochitinase EP3, with product MTTLKLRKLLLTAIAVAVIIVSALPDTTLAQNCGCAADQCCSQWGYCGMGDDFCGEGCREGPCNTPPPANDVVVADVVTEAFFNGIIGQAAESCEGKGFYSRGTFLEAAGSYPQFGRVGSVDDSKREIAAFFAHVTHETGHFCYINEIDGASEDYCDEMYTQYPCNPNKGYYGRGPIQLTWNSNYGPAGESIGFDGLNSPETVATDPLISFKTALWYWMNFVRPVINQGFGATIRAINGAIECDGKNPTTVQARVQYYTEYCNQLGVAPGDNLTC from the exons ATGACAACCCTCAAGCTCAGGAAGCTCCTCCTGACCGCCATCGCGGTCGCTGTGATCATCGTCTCTGCCCTGCCTGACACGACCTTGGCCCAGAACTGTGGGTGCGCGGCCGACCAGTGCTGCAGCCAGTGGGGCTACTGCGGCATGGGGGATGACTTCTGCGGGGAGGGTTGCCGGGAAGGCCCGTGCAACACGCCGCCGCCAGCGAACGACGTAGTGGTGGCGGATGTGGTGACAGAGGCCTTCTTCAATGGGATAATCGGGCAGGCCGCCGAAAGCTGCGAAGGGAAGGGCTTCTACTCGCGAGGAACGTTCCTTGAGGCCGCAGGGAGTTATCCTCAATTTGGCAGGGTCGGGAGCGTCGACGATTCGAAAAGGGAGATTGCCGCATTTTTCGCTCACGTCACTCATGAAACTGGAC ATTTTTGCTACATAAACGAGATAGATGGAGCTTCAGAGGACTACTGTGATGAGATGTACACTCAATACCCATGCAACCCGAACAAGGGGTACTACGGCCGCGGCCCGATCCAGCTCACCTGGAACTCCAACTACGGCCCGGCCGGGGAGAGCATCGGGTTCGATGGGCTCAACTCCCCCGAGACCGTGGCCACCGACCCGCTGATCTCCTTCAAGACCGCTCTGTGGTACTGGATGAACTTCGTCCGACCGGTCATAAACCAAGGGTTCGGAGCCACCATCAGAGCCATCAACGGCGCCATCGAGTGCGACGGCAAGAACCCCACCACCGTCCAGGCTCGGGTTCAGTACTACACCGAGTACTGCAACCAACTCGGGGTCGCTCCCGGAGATAATCTCACTTGCTAG
- the LOC104443583 gene encoding endochitinase EP3, with translation MATLKLRKLLLTAVAVAGIIISALPDTTSAQNCGCAADQCCSRWGYCGTGDDYCGTGCQEGPCNAPPPTNDVVVADVVTEAFFDGIIGQAAESCEGKGFYSRGTFLEAAGSYPQFGRVGSVDDSKREIAAFFAHVTHETGHFCYINEIDGASKDYCDETNTQYPCSPNKGYYGRGPIQLSWNFNYGPAGESIGFDGLNSPDTVATDPLISFKTALWYWMNFVRPVIDQGFGATIRAINGALECDGGNPATVQARVQYYTEYCSQLGVAPGDNLTC, from the exons ATGGCAACTCTCAAGCTCAGGAAGCTCCTCCTGACCGCCGTCGCGGTTGCTGGGATCATCATTTCTGCCCTGCCCGACACCACCTCGGCCCAGAACTGCGGGTGCGCAGCCGACCAGTGCTGCAGCCGGTGGGGCTACTGCGGCACGGGGGATGACTACTGTGGGACGGGATGCCAGGAAGGCCCATGCAacgcgccgccgccgacgaACGACGTGGTCGTGGCGGATGTGGTGACGGAGGCCTTCTTCGACGGGATAATCGGGCAGGCCGCCGAGAGCTGCGAAGGGAAGGGCTTCTACTCGCGAGGAACGTTCCTTGAGGCTGCCGGGAGTTACCCTCAGTTCGGCAGGGTCGGGAGTGTCGACGATTCGAAGCGGGAGATAGCTGCGTTTTTCGCTCATGTCACTCATGAAACTGGAC ATTTTTGCTACATAAACGAGATAGATGGAGCTTCAAAGGACTACTGTGATGAGACAAACACCCAGTACCCGTGCAGCCCGAACAAGGGTTACTACGGCCGCGGCCCGATCCAGCTCTCCTGGAACTTCAACTATGGTCCGGCCGGAGAGAGCATCGGGTTCGACGGGCTCAACTCCCCCGACACCGTGGCCACCGACCCGCTGATCTCCTTCAAGACTGCTCTGTGGTACTGGATGAACTTCGTCCGACCAGTCATAGACCAAGGGTTCGGAGCCACCATCAGAGCCATCAACGGCGCACTCGAATGCGACGGCGGGAACCCCGCCACCGTCCAGGCCCGGGTCCAGTACTACACCGAGTACTGCAGCCAACTTGGGGTCGCTCCCGGAGATAATCTCACTTGCTAG
- the LOC104442691 gene encoding 2-(3-amino-3-carboxypropyl)histidine synthase subunit 2 isoform X1: protein MDLESYYEIDRTAEFILSRNFARVALQGPILLFFSGQFPDDLLKDATKVVRALHTKLASLRASSGEEIGGDGDIGLFVMADTTFGSCCVDEVGASHINADCVIHYGHTCLTPTSTLPAFFVFGKAPINVSNCVNNLLHTASTAGKPVMVLFGLEYAYAMLDLKKAMLEALVSYESQAELEIQFSDVVCSVLDPSGKSGDSGGIMELVGVSHANDAAGVKTGTRHSTGGLVWNVPQGRKVEEYSMFWIGSENAAFANLVLTFNGCEIVRYDATEDRLLTDLSQQRRILKRRYFLVEKAKDANIVGILVGTLGVAGYLHMIHQMKELVTGAGKKAYTLAMGRPNPAKLANFPECDVFIYVSCPQTALLDSKEFLAPVITPFEAMIAFKSGSQWTGEYVMEFRDLVTSSPEEVRKPSEEARFSFLKGGYVEDQNLDGIDEEDNEYLALGHATEKALSLLDRHPDSVVKGTAKSGAEFLAARTYHGLDMDSYSSTPEPFIVGRSGKASGYEDEKSCDKD, encoded by the exons ATGGATTTGGAATCGTATTACGAGATCGATCGCACGGCGGAGTTCATCCTGAGCCGGAACTTCGCCAGAGTCGCTTTGCAG GGTccgattttgctttttttttccggaCAGTTTCCAGATGACCTGTTAAAGGATGCAACAAAGGTGGTGAGAGCTTTACATACGAAACTTGCTTCTCTGAGAGCATCTTCTGGTGAGGAAATCGGAGGAGATGGTGACATCGGACTATTTGTGATGGCAGACACCACCTTTGGTAGCTGTTGCGTGGACGAGGTTGGGGCTTCACATATTAATGCTGACTGCGTCATACATTATGGGCATACTTGTCTTACTCC CACATCAACCCTTCCAGCATTCTTTGTTTTTGGAAAGGCTCCTATAAATGTATCAAATTGTGTGAACAACCTATTGCACACTGCTAGTACAGCTGGTAAACCTGTTATg GTTCTTTTTGGGCTGGAATATGCCTATGCTATGCTGGATTTGAAAAAGGCAATGTTGGAAGCATTAGTATCCTATGAATCCCAAGCTGAACTGGAAATCCAATTTTCTGATGTTGTCTGTTCAGTGCTAGATCCATCTGGGAAGTCTGGTGACTCTGGCGGAATCATGGAATTGGTTGGTGTATCTCATGCCAATGATGCTGCTGGTGTAAAAACTGGCACTAGGCACAGCACCGGAGGTCTAGTCTGGAATGTGCCTCAAGGGCGCAAAGTGGAGGAATACTCAATGTTTTGGATAGGATCAGAAAATGCTgcatttgcaaatttggttttgaCATTCAATGGGTGTGAAATAG TCAGATATGATGCGACAGAAGATCGCTTGTTGACAGATTTATCACAACAGAGAAGGATACTTAAGCGTAG ATACTTCCTGGTGGAGAAAGCAAAAGATGCTAATATTGTTGGGATTTTGGTGGGGACCCTCGGTGTTG CCGGCTACCTTCATATGATACATCAAATGAAAGAGCTGGTCACTGGAGCTGGAAAAAAGGCATATACTCTTGCCATGGGGAGACCAAATCCTGCAAAGCTTGCTAACTTCCCTGAG TGCGATGTTTTCATCTATGTCTCCTGTCCCCAGACGGCTCTGCTGGACAGCAAAGAGTTTTTGGCTCCTGTAATCACACCATTTGAAGCCATGATAGCTTTCAAGAG TGGAAGTCAGTGGACAGGAGAGTATGTTATGGAATTTCGGGATTTGGTTACATCATCCCCAGAAGAAGTCAGGAAACCATCAGAAGAAGCTCGTTTTTCCTTCCTTAAGGGTGGATATGTAGAAGACCAAAATCTGGAtg GGATTGACGAGGAAGATAATGAATATCTCGCATTGGGTCATGCTACAGAGAAGGCTCTTTCACTGCTCGACAGGCATCCTGATTCTGTTGTCAAAGGAACGGCTAAATCTGGGGCCGAGTTTCTCGCAGCTAGAACTTATCACGGTCTTGACATGGATAGCTACAGTTCTACCCCAGAGCCGTTTATAGTTGGCAGGAGTGGCAAGGCATCGGGGTATGAGGATGAGAAAAGCTGTGATAAGGATTAG
- the LOC104442691 gene encoding 2-(3-amino-3-carboxypropyl)histidine synthase subunit 2 isoform X2, translating into MDLESYYEIDRTAEFILSRNFARVALQFPDDLLKDATKVVRALHTKLASLRASSGEEIGGDGDIGLFVMADTTFGSCCVDEVGASHINADCVIHYGHTCLTPTSTLPAFFVFGKAPINVSNCVNNLLHTASTAGKPVMVLFGLEYAYAMLDLKKAMLEALVSYESQAELEIQFSDVVCSVLDPSGKSGDSGGIMELVGVSHANDAAGVKTGTRHSTGGLVWNVPQGRKVEEYSMFWIGSENAAFANLVLTFNGCEIVRYDATEDRLLTDLSQQRRILKRRYFLVEKAKDANIVGILVGTLGVAGYLHMIHQMKELVTGAGKKAYTLAMGRPNPAKLANFPECDVFIYVSCPQTALLDSKEFLAPVITPFEAMIAFKSGSQWTGEYVMEFRDLVTSSPEEVRKPSEEARFSFLKGGYVEDQNLDGIDEEDNEYLALGHATEKALSLLDRHPDSVVKGTAKSGAEFLAARTYHGLDMDSYSSTPEPFIVGRSGKASGYEDEKSCDKD; encoded by the exons ATGGATTTGGAATCGTATTACGAGATCGATCGCACGGCGGAGTTCATCCTGAGCCGGAACTTCGCCAGAGTCGCTTTGCAG TTTCCAGATGACCTGTTAAAGGATGCAACAAAGGTGGTGAGAGCTTTACATACGAAACTTGCTTCTCTGAGAGCATCTTCTGGTGAGGAAATCGGAGGAGATGGTGACATCGGACTATTTGTGATGGCAGACACCACCTTTGGTAGCTGTTGCGTGGACGAGGTTGGGGCTTCACATATTAATGCTGACTGCGTCATACATTATGGGCATACTTGTCTTACTCC CACATCAACCCTTCCAGCATTCTTTGTTTTTGGAAAGGCTCCTATAAATGTATCAAATTGTGTGAACAACCTATTGCACACTGCTAGTACAGCTGGTAAACCTGTTATg GTTCTTTTTGGGCTGGAATATGCCTATGCTATGCTGGATTTGAAAAAGGCAATGTTGGAAGCATTAGTATCCTATGAATCCCAAGCTGAACTGGAAATCCAATTTTCTGATGTTGTCTGTTCAGTGCTAGATCCATCTGGGAAGTCTGGTGACTCTGGCGGAATCATGGAATTGGTTGGTGTATCTCATGCCAATGATGCTGCTGGTGTAAAAACTGGCACTAGGCACAGCACCGGAGGTCTAGTCTGGAATGTGCCTCAAGGGCGCAAAGTGGAGGAATACTCAATGTTTTGGATAGGATCAGAAAATGCTgcatttgcaaatttggttttgaCATTCAATGGGTGTGAAATAG TCAGATATGATGCGACAGAAGATCGCTTGTTGACAGATTTATCACAACAGAGAAGGATACTTAAGCGTAG ATACTTCCTGGTGGAGAAAGCAAAAGATGCTAATATTGTTGGGATTTTGGTGGGGACCCTCGGTGTTG CCGGCTACCTTCATATGATACATCAAATGAAAGAGCTGGTCACTGGAGCTGGAAAAAAGGCATATACTCTTGCCATGGGGAGACCAAATCCTGCAAAGCTTGCTAACTTCCCTGAG TGCGATGTTTTCATCTATGTCTCCTGTCCCCAGACGGCTCTGCTGGACAGCAAAGAGTTTTTGGCTCCTGTAATCACACCATTTGAAGCCATGATAGCTTTCAAGAG TGGAAGTCAGTGGACAGGAGAGTATGTTATGGAATTTCGGGATTTGGTTACATCATCCCCAGAAGAAGTCAGGAAACCATCAGAAGAAGCTCGTTTTTCCTTCCTTAAGGGTGGATATGTAGAAGACCAAAATCTGGAtg GGATTGACGAGGAAGATAATGAATATCTCGCATTGGGTCATGCTACAGAGAAGGCTCTTTCACTGCTCGACAGGCATCCTGATTCTGTTGTCAAAGGAACGGCTAAATCTGGGGCCGAGTTTCTCGCAGCTAGAACTTATCACGGTCTTGACATGGATAGCTACAGTTCTACCCCAGAGCCGTTTATAGTTGGCAGGAGTGGCAAGGCATCGGGGTATGAGGATGAGAAAAGCTGTGATAAGGATTAG
- the LOC104441813 gene encoding membrane-associated 30 kDa protein, chloroplastic, which translates to MAAKLQTFAGLPPPALPPASSSGSGDGLCVVKRPPLATSFFNGGVGNLRVMKLRIARCKGLDCQRRGGGALGARMNLFDRFARVVKSYANAVITSFEDPEKILEQTVLEMNDDLIKMRQATAQVIASQKRLENKYKAAEQASEEWYRKAQLALQKGEEDLAREALKRRKSYADNASALKAQYDQQKNVVDNLVSNTRLLESKIQEAKSKKDTLKARAQSAKTATKVNEMLGNVNTSNALSAFEKMEEKVMVMESQAEAVGQLTTDDLDGKFALLEGSSVDDDLENLKKELSGSSKKGELPPGRTVPASASRSLQDSDIERELNELRQKAKEF; encoded by the exons ATGGCCGCCAAGCTGCAAACTTTCGCCGGTCTTCCTCCGCCCGCGCTGCCGcccgcctcctcctccggctCCGGCGACGGCCTCTGCGTCGTCAAGAGGCCGCCGCTCGCGACCTCCTTCTTCAACGGCGGAG TTGGGAATTTAAGAGTTATGAAACTCAGAATTGCTCGTTGCAAAGGATTGGATTGTCAAAGAAGAGGTGGTGGTGCTCTTGGTGCTCGTATGAATCTTTTTGATCGGTTTGCTCGAGTGGTCAAG TCTTATGCCAATGCAGTCATAACTTCTTTTGAGGATCCAGAGAAGATTTTAGAACAGACGGTGCTTGAAATGAATGACGACTTGATAAAAATGAGGCAAGCAACAGCTCAA GTAATTGCATCTCAAAAGCGGTTGGAGAACAAATATAAAGCTGCAGAGCAGGCCTCAGAGGAGTG GTATCGCAAGGCTCAACTGGCTCTACAGAAGGGTGAGGAAGATCTTGCACGTGAGGctcttaaaagaagaaaatcttatGCT GACAACGCCAGTGCTTTAAAAGCACAGTATGATCAACAGAAGAATGTGGTCGATAATTTGGTCTCAAATACCAGG CTTTTGGAGAGCAAAATACAGGAGGCAAAGTCCAAAAAGGATACTCTGAAAGCCCGTGCTCAGTCTGCGAA GACTGCAACCAAAGTTAACGAAATGTTAGGAAATGTTAACACAAGCAATGCCCTTTCGGCATTTGAAAAGATGGAAGAGAAAG TGATGGTAATGGAATCTCAAGCAGAGGCTGTAGGCCAGTTGACAACGGATGATCTTGATGGAAAG TTTGCATTGCTAGAGGGCTCATCAGTTGATGATGATCTTGAGAACTTGAAGAAGGAACTCTCTGGTAGCTCAAAG AAAGGAGAGCTCCCACCAGGCAGAACGGTTCCTGCCAGCGCAAGTAGGTCTCTTCAAGATTCGGACATAGAGAGGGAGCTGAACGAACTAAGACAAAAAGCTAAGGAATTTTGA
- the LOC104440960 gene encoding signal recognition particle 14 kDa protein, giving the protein MVLLQPDPFLNELTSMYERSTEQGSVWVTLKRSSLKSKVQRNKLKTAGESIEYRCLIRATDGKKTISTSVGAKDHQRFQASYATILKAHMTALKKRERKDKKKAAEGAGSKKARQGS; this is encoded by the exons ATG GTTCTTCTGCAGCCAGACCCGTTCTTGAATGAGCTCACTAGCATGTACGAGAGAAGCACGGAGCAGGGCTCTGTCTGGGTTACTCTCAAACGAT CGTCCTTGAAGTCTAAGGTTCAAAGGAATAAGCTAAAAACTGCCGGTGAGTCAATTGAGTACAGATGCCTCATACGTGCAACTGACGGCAAAAAGACTATATCTACCTCG GTAGGAGCTAAAGATCATCAGCGTTTTCAAGCTTCTTATGCCACGATTCTCAAGGCACACATGACTGCTttaaagaagagggagaggaaggacAAGAAAAAGGCTGCTGAAGGAGCGGGGTCAAAGAAGGCACGCCAGGGGTCGTGA